CCAAGGAGACCCCACCTTTCCCAAGATGACAACACACCTAATTTTGCATAGCATCTGAGATTGTAACTAAGGTGGTGGGAACCCTTGGTTACTTGCTGTGTTGTGCTGGCCAGTGTTAACACTCACTTCCCCTTAACAGCCCTCCAAACCCAAAAGGGTATGTCAAATCCAGTCCCAGTCCCCAGTTCCTTGTGACTGAGCCCCTCACCCCGCTGGATGTTCCTCTCCAAGCAGGCAGTGCTTCCTTACACCCACCCCACGCGGGTACGTGTTGAAAGGCTAGGACTGAGGTAAATTTCCTGTGGGCAAAATGAGCCCAAGGCACCCCAATAAAAGAACTCACTCAAATCCAAGACTGCAACTGCCATGTGCTAGGTCCTCCTTTATCATTTTGACACCCCAAACACTATCCAAAGGAATGAAGACAACAGGCTGGGCGGGGCAGACTGGAAGGCCCTGAGCCTTGGCTCCCCAGAAGAACCGCTGAGGCTACACAGGTGTCGGCAAGGCTGGGCCCGTTGCTATTCAGCCAACAACTAACACACTGCAGTCTTTCCAGAAGTAATACAGCAGGAAGTTCAGGCTCCTTTGCAGAAAACCTCCACCCCGTCCCCTCTAAACTCAGCAAACTGCCAGCATCAAGGAAGGGAGCTATAGGCTTAGCTATAGGGATGAGATGTGGCCAACCACAGCCAcagccctctctcccctcctccccaggaccTGCACGGTATACAAGGGGAGAACCTTACTGGCAAAGTCAAACCAAAACCAAGTAAAACCAGCTCCACCATCAATGTTTCTTGAAAAAACGgggtttattgatttttaaactgCAAATAGTCgttacaaaaagtttttttttcttttaaataaattcacacaaagaaagagaaatagaaagcgACGGTAGTGACCAGCAAGAGGAATAATAATTACATTCATCTTAATGTGTGTGTGCCAGTTCTGTTTACATTAACATTGGAAAACTCCAGACCTGGAATCCAGAACCTcaaatctgtgagtggaatgtcTTGAGATGGGCACGTGGAAGTCAAagggtttctctctttttttttttcccttttagaaGCTATACATAAAAAGTTGTTTTCCTTCTGTACTGTCACAGAACTTTTACATACATTCTCAGTCCTAGTTGTGAAAGgcctaaagagaaagaaactcaaTTTGCAGTCCGACACAAAGGGgggaatttctaaaataaataatccaacagttttttgcatttttttaaattaatttttcatttttttaaaataaaataaccaaaaaagtGTAAAGTTACAAAAAAATGTCGTTGAAGAATAATATATTAAAActgtggaaaaaaggaaaaagacacgTCACAAAATTTTAAGATTAATATGAAGATCATAATTTAACATAAAAGAATATATTCTATGGATTTGTCATCCCGATAAATatgaacaaaattaacaaaaaaagcaTAGTTTGGCAATAAATACGTTTTGATAAGTTAAATAAGCTTTTTTATATTGATGTGCAGTGACAAGCAAAATTTTTGCTCTCCAATTTCTGAAAGTTATATGAAGTTTAAAACCCAGGGAAGAAAGCATGGCGTGAGTGCTCTAAGGATAGACCTACGGTATTCTAGAGCAAAAACCATTAAAGCTACTTCTACAGGAAATCGTTTTACACAGATATTGTATGTGGAATGAATACCATTAACTGCTCaccccttactttttttttttttttttttttttttagcttttctctcattttttttttttgttgttattttttttaaaaagatgtcacATATGAACTGGGGAACTTTAGCACCAAAATCAAGTCTCTCCTAGTCCATCTagcttccccttcctccccacttaaaaaaaaagaaaaaattaaatcacaaagTCCCACTTAAGTCAAAATCTTCATCCGCTTTTTCAGCCTTCCTTCCTGCAGACCTACACAAACCCAGGCAAGATTAGTCAACAGGGATTCAGATCGGGAAGAAAAAGGTTTTGAATGTCAAGACAGATTTCCCCCAAAACCCTAGTCTGGCAACAACTCTTTCAAGGGGCCGGGGAGAGGGGACAGGGGGAGACGTGCCGCCGGGAAAAGGGGAGGAATAAGTGTGCGGGAGACTGAAATGAGGGAAGGTGCAGTTGTGTCGCCAGTGGAGGGGGCTGCTGGTTCCGGGTCTCCACCCCCCCATGGGCAGAGGCTCCGGGAGGGAGGCCCACGGGTGCCCTCTGGCGCTGAAGAGGTAATGTAGTCACAGTGACAAAGTTAGATTACAAGGCACTAAGTTGCTTCTGTAAACTGTTACTGCTTTTCTCTTGTGATTTGGCACTTAAGGCTTAAGCCGGGGAGGGGGGGGAGAAAAAGGCATCTACTGACAAAATATGGGACTTGTCTGTTATGCATGGTAAGTGGGCTAAAATCCAGGGAGGGGGTTTCAAGCCAGAAGAAGCTACTGACAAATTGACTTGTCCTTATGTTAGGTGGGGTTatgagggggagagggagggggcattctgaggtgctgggggaAGGGGTTGAGCTTAACCTTGTGAATGTAGGGCCTGTGGGGAATTGGATGGGTAGGGAGAAGAGGGTATGGGATGTGGGtgcagggaaggggctggagtAGGCAGGAGGTCCCTCCCTACCCTGGCTTAGTCATCTGAGATGGAAAGTCTGCTGAAGATGGGCAGGCGTCTTGAGTTGTCCAAGGTCGGGGAgtctgagccactgtggctgCTGCTGGAGCTGCTCAGGTAGCCCTCCTGGTCCGAGAGAGAATCCTGAGGGCTGGGGGGAGAGTCAAACATGTGAGGGGACTCGGACATGGGCCGGAATAGGAAGGTGGTTGGGGAGCCACCCCCGGGCAGCCCCATGCTAGGGGCAAAGAGGCTTGCCAGCTCCTGGCTGGAGAAGGCAAAAGGGTTATTGGTGCCATCGGGCAGGGTaggtgagcccaggaggtcatcGGCACTCAGAATAGGGGGTGGGGTGATGGACGTGGGGCTGTCCAGCAGCCCGGTGGCAGCGGCGGTGGCAGCGGCACTGGGAAATCCAGCAAAGCTAAAGCTATGCTGGAGGCGGGGACGGTCAGCGGAGAGGTCCCGGGCCCCGGCCAGGGCACGGCGCTCCTCGGCGTTGTGGATGAAGTGACAGCGGGGCCCATAGGGGCAAAAGCCGATGGTGTGGAAGGTGCGGCACAGCTCCGTCTTGTACTTGGGGTGGCGGGTCAGGCTGCGGAGCTCGTGGATGCCGTGTGCGAACTGGCACTTGTCCCCGTACTTACAGGCACCGTTTTCCTCAAAGGGGCGGCACAGCTCCGTCTTGTAGCGGCTGGAGTTGACCTGGCCGCTCCCGGGCTGCTTCTGGGTGGGCAGCAGCCGCTCGCCCCCTTCCGAGAAGGAGCGGTCTCGGAAGCGGCTGTCTCGCGAGCTCAGAGCGGGGGCTGGCTCACCCTTGAGGCTGCTGAGGAGCTGGTTCTGGTGGAACTTGGAGCTGGGCAGGGTGACTGAGTGCCTCCGAGGGAAGCCCCCACCAGCAGGGGTGCCCACTGCCTTTCTGTCCAGCAGGCAACCCCCTGCACTGGGAGCACTGTAGTTGAGCATCTTGTTACcctgaaaagagaagagagaggatggTAAGGACGGAGGAAACCCCACCAGGATGTCCACTATGGGCAGCCCCCTACACAATCACAAACGCCCGCTCCTTCTCAAAGAACTCATGTCTACCTCTGCTCTAGCAAGCTCCCTTCGCTCTCTCCCTCCCATAGGCCATTCACCACAAGATCCAGACTGTGTGACAAGCACACTGCTCCACGCTGACTCCTGAAATGCAACCCCCATATCCTCTGTCCTCAAAGCTACCACTTTAATCTGTAAAGTTCAACTTCTTTACTGGTCAAACAGATTCTTCAACTCAAAATATCTCACACAACCCGGACCTATCTAGATTGcccccctgctcccctccccgccccccgccgcAACAAAAACAGGTAAACCTCAGAAAGGAGTCTATTATAGGCTAGTTTAGGTCCCCTTCTAATCAGTCTCTGCTTAATTGATACCCCCTCCCTCAAGACCTGGCCTAAGACTCTCAAATTTCTCCTTCAGAAGTGTTCCCTTCCTTTGGCAACAGGTTTTCAGACtgcctttgctttttcttgtgggGAGGAGATTGGGGGCCTGGTCTGAGGTTGAGGGAGACAGGGATGTGATTCCTGAAAATAAAACTCTCTGCCCTAAGTTCCCAGAAAAGATATTTTCTACAATAATCTCTCACCATTTCCACTCACCCCCAGCCCACCCCGCCCCCTTCACTGAGAAGATGCCTTTGCAATTAGTCTTCTGGCTGCAATAGCAGGCTTGGATAAGAGCTCCAGTGTTTAATCTTTAACGCAAAGCTGCagatggaaaggaaaaggaaagcacCAACCCCCCTACCCACCTCCTTGTCAATAGCAGAttgggggtggtggggatgggggcAGAGCCACCAATGGCAGGTTTCTGTTCCAATAGGACCCTGGTCACCTGCCCAAATATACCCAAGATTTGGAAAGGGTGCAGGTCAGGGACCTAGGAGTTAGTTCCCAGCCCATGTGGATGTCATTGTGCAAATTCTAATGTTGGTCCCTTAGGATCAGCAGGGGGGGACCGGGAATCTGTAACTGCAACCACCCCACCGAGAGGATTACAGGAACCCAGTGGAGAGCTGGTTCCCAACAATGAGGTTCATTTAAAAAGTCCTGAGGGGGGAGGGGGCCAAAGAAAGAAATAGATCAAAGAGCCAGGAGAGtcgagaaaagaaggaagaagtgtTGGGGAGCTCTGGCAGCCGGGCCGGCAAGTGGAGTTTGGGAATgtgcagggaaggaaggaagctgaAAAATTCAAACTTTTTTAAAGTTACTCTTCAGCTCCTCGGCGTCCCTGCACCCCAACCCTGAAGCCCTGGGGCGTTGGCAGCTGCACCAACAGGAGCAGCAAGCTGGGAAAACAGAGCAACATGACCCGACGTGTTAAGAGAAGGCAGAACACTTCAGCAATTAAAAAGTAGCCCAGCAGCTTCACCCTTTCAAattgggagggggaggttggaAAGAAATTTAACAACATCCGTAGGCTTTTGCTATGTATATTTAAACCGCAGTCCTGGAACATTCCGAGCTTAAAACTTGCTTTTTCAACACTGGCTGACAAGCAACATGTTTTAAGGAGGCCCCCATTAAATCCTTACTCGCGGGACTCTTGAGTTCAAGCCAGCATTTCGTCGCCACCCGCCCCCCCATCCTCCCCCCcatcctccccccaccccccgccgcAATCGACGAACCGCAATGCCTCTGCAACACAGGTAAGCGGGTCAACCTGAATGCCTCTTTCACCCCAAAGTTTGCTGCACGATCGGCTATCGCGGGAAGAAGCCCAACGGAGCTAGGGCGGACTCAAGCCCCACTGCAAACTTGTTCTGCAACATCTTTTTGAATCACAACTTGGCCTTTCTTCCTCGCATAGCCCCAGCACCCCGCAAAGAGTGGAGGAAAACAACGTCCCGAGACTCACTTCCCCGAGGGATCTCCCACTCCCAACCCCACGGGTGGGTAATGCTGCTGGACAGACCTAGGACGCACACTGGGAACCCGATCAGACCAGCGAACCTGGGATCCAGCAGCACGTTACGTAAAAAAGAATCGCCCAAAACTTGTCCCAATCTCAGCCCTCCCCCCGAGGCCTCCGGGCTGCCCTGCCAGGCAAACTTCGCCCCTCAAAACCCTGGCCTCCAGATTCACATGTAATCCCCGCCAGGAACTGTTGAAACTCAAAGGGTGGGAAGGACGAGGCCAAATTCCTTCAAACTTGGGAGAAATGCGGGAGGAGAAAAGAATCATCTCGCTGCACCACCTACCCCACTGCCTTCCAAGACCCAAACTTTTGGGGATTATATtttaaggcaaaagaaaaagactttttgAAAAGCAAACGCTCCGCCCCCCTTTACCTTGCATAAAACTTCGCTCAAGTCGAAGATGGTGGCAGACACGAGGGTGGTGGTCATTCTGTGCGCTCGCGCGGGCCAGGGGCGAGGATCTGGTGTGTCGCGAAGGTCCCGATGCGGGGAAGGCGCAGCCTCTCCTGTCTGGAGTCCCACACGCCAGTTCCCGGCGCCCCTCGCCTTTCTGACTCCGGGGCTGGGGCGCGCAAAGCCCAATTTATAAAGTTTCAGATTTGGTGGGCCGGGGGGAGGAGGAGCTTTAAACTTATTtaaatgaggaagaggaggaaaaagaagttgATTGACACTGGAGTTGAATCAGCCATGCGGTCAGGCGGGGAgggggggggcagggggaggagaagaaactttcaaaaggaagaagggggaggggagacgAGAAAAGaaggcggaaaaaaaaaaaaaaaaaaaacccactccGAGCCGcgcacaacttttttttttcttaaagaggaaaaGTTTCGAGTCGGCTGACTTCCCTACCCCGCGCTTCAGGCGCCCCTCTCCGGGGCTGCGCGGGCGCAGAGCGGGAGGGGCGCGCCCCCTCCTTTGTCAGCCTCAGAGCGCGGCTGTGACGTCACTCATTCCACTCCCTCCGGGGTTCTTGTTGtcgtgttgttgttttttgttgggCAGGAAGGCAGGCTCGACTTTCTCTTTTTGCCAGCGGGAGCTGAAGCCCGTCCTTAGCGC
The window above is part of the Macaca fascicularis isolate 582-1 chromosome 7, T2T-MFA8v1.1 genome. Proteins encoded here:
- the ZFP36L1 gene encoding mRNA decay activator protein ZFP36L1 — its product is MTTTLVSATIFDLSEVLCKGNKMLNYSAPSAGGCLLDRKAVGTPAGGGFPRRHSVTLPSSKFHQNQLLSSLKGEPAPALSSRDSRFRDRSFSEGGERLLPTQKQPGSGQVNSSRYKTELCRPFEENGACKYGDKCQFAHGIHELRSLTRHPKYKTELCRTFHTIGFCPYGPRCHFIHNAEERRALAGARDLSADRPRLQHSFSFAGFPSAAATAAATGLLDSPTSITPPPILSADDLLGSPTLPDGTNNPFAFSSQELASLFAPSMGLPGGGSPTTFLFRPMSESPHMFDSPPSPQDSLSDQEGYLSSSSSSHSGSDSPTLDNSRRLPIFSRLSISDD